In one window of Paraburkholderia phymatum STM815 DNA:
- a CDS encoding phasin family protein: MTLLTPEQFAAAQKANLETLFGLTSKAFEGVEKLVELNLQVVKSTIAESQENAQRALSVKDAQELLALQAGLTQPVAEKVLSYGRHLYEIASATQAEFARVAEAQYEEQNKKVQALVENVAKNAPAGSETAVAVIKSAITAANTTYETVHKATKQAVEIAESNFNAAATAASKAASQAAAQASRTAASAKKAAV, encoded by the coding sequence ATGACTCTGCTGACCCCTGAGCAATTCGCCGCAGCACAGAAGGCCAATCTCGAAACGCTGTTCGGCCTGACCTCTAAGGCATTCGAAGGCGTCGAAAAGCTGGTCGAACTGAATCTGCAAGTCGTCAAGTCGACGATCGCTGAAAGCCAGGAAAATGCACAACGCGCGCTGTCGGTGAAGGACGCGCAAGAACTGCTCGCGCTGCAAGCGGGCCTGACGCAGCCGGTGGCAGAGAAGGTTCTGTCGTATGGCCGTCACCTGTACGAAATCGCATCGGCCACGCAAGCTGAGTTCGCCCGCGTCGCTGAAGCTCAATACGAAGAACAGAACAAGAAGGTGCAGGCGCTCGTCGAGAACGTCGCAAAGAACGCGCCGGCTGGTTCGGAAACGGCTGTCGCTGTGATCAAGTCGGCCATCACGGCTGCGAACACGACGTACGAAACGGTTCACAAGGCAACGAAGCAAGCCGTCGAAATCGCTGAAAGCAACTTCAACGCGGCTGCAACGGCTGCATCGAAGGCCGCTTCGCAAGCGGCTGCTCAAGCGTCGCGTACGGCAGCGTCGGCCAAGAAGGCTGCTGTCTAA